Part of the Pagrus major chromosome 9, Pma_NU_1.0 genome, ATCACCTGCACACTGGGGTACGAACCCACTGTGAGACCACTCTGTCGGGCAGAGAGCCAATGTCAACTGAGGTGAACCGTtccagcaacaaaaacaaccgACACTCACAGGACACGTTATACTCTTTGCAAACGAACGGAGAAAATAATGTCACGATAGCGACGAAGAAGCTGGAAAAAGCACAAGTTCAAGAGTAGGTTTATCTTTGGATTGTGTTTATGATTTGTATTCACTTCATTTATTATATGTTAAACTACACTGATGAATACTGTGATCAGAACAATCAGTCAATCTATGAGCGATCAATATCAGAACCACAAGTGTGATCTccctaaaaaaacaactgctttGTCCATTTATTTGCATATCTTATACGAGCTGCACTTTACTCACTAACTTACTAAAATTTCATGTCACGATTATCCCGGCCAAAATAATTACGATTCACAAAATTATCCAGATAATCATCAAATACGctttaaatgcttcaaatgGCCCTAAAACAAATAGGTCTGACTTCAGTATTGATATCTTGGTGCTctgacaaaatattaacacaatattaacaagatttctgatcaataatcatcagtaatgtggatataatgactaaataGGTAAAGGAAAGTAATAGAAGAAGTAGAAGAGTTTAGAAAATTACATCGCTTTACTGTAATACAGCCTGAAATATGTGCTTAGGTTCAAAGATAACTTGTCACAGACTCCATGTGTGAATAAAGGTCCTGTGGCTGTGTACCTATGCTGAGTGATTAAAGGATAATTCCACcaattttgcacattaaagtgtgtttacaggtcttggggagtactactgcatatgtgaaaaaagtagtacaaagccttttgtggctccagaggaagctgcatgtaatctgatataTTACCTCcattgatgtcactcagtggccaagttgcattgtgggtaatgtaggcaccaagttACATAAAGCAGACCACTGGCATTGCACTCctttaacactgttggactccagagcagaaccagagatatcacctttttattccaatgcacttccttttcaaaacctggtgcctacattacccacaatgcaacttttcacatatgcagtagtactccccaagacctgtaaacaaacacacagttatcCTTTAACTTGTCATAACATGTCAAAGGTATAATTAAAGTTGTCATGATCCATTTATAAGAATAAAacgtttttaaataaattaattgattgtttGAACCTTTATCTCATATCTCTTAAGATTTACAATTTTTCTATTTCCTCATGCAGTCAACAAATTTCTTGAGGAACgggaatattttgttttatccaCAACTAATCCCATACAAAGAAATAATTGCCTGTAATCCAGTTAGTCGTGACtgtatgtttgacatttctaaGTGACTGGTGAACTATGACATTAATGATTGCAAACAGCTCGAACATTTTGTTAACTAAAACTAGACAATCCATGAGACCTTTAAACAGCGTGACTCTAAAAATAAGAAAGGCTTGTTCTCTGATAGTTGTAGACCTGTTACATCGTACTATGGCGCCTATGTTTACGTCCCTGTTAGCATTATTCTGCTACAGTACGACTGCGTTACAGCCTGAAATTTTATTCCCAATGTACCTGGAGTGAGATGGATTTTAAAGCCATTAGCAACAAGCCTGGGATCGGAGAAGAAGGCCCCTCCGTCCAGCTCAGGACTTTGTTTCTCCATGTTGCACAAAGCCTCAGTATATTCAGCCCCCCCTAGACTTCTagaaaagagagacaagaagatgtttaaaatacaacattagTGTATTTTCAGACATTAGATAAGCCTCTCAAACATATATGTGCTGCGTGTAAAGAAATTGGATGAGTGTGCAGTTTTtccacaaagaaaacaaatgtcatttttctggTGAGAGGTGAGTGATACGTTACCCATCTGTTAACTGTATAGGGTTCTGCAGACTCACTGCTGGAAGTATATTATTCTCTAGGAGTCTCTTAAACAGCAAGGCTTCCTCCACTCGAAATGGGTTTAACAACATGAGCCTCTGACCACATAAAATGACCCAGGCGCTCTGAGAGGCCAGCCGGTTTACAAGACAGAGGCCCCGTGGCACTGCGCTGCTCTGGGATGAAAGGCGCTGGAGCTGCAGCCGAAGGGAAGGCACGCTGCAGGGGAGGGGCAGCGAGGGCTTCGGTGCCGTCGCGGTGCTCCTGCTCTTCTTCTGGGGCTGTGCGGAGAAGAGCTGGTCCAGCAGCTTCTGGTTGGACAGCGGGGCTTTTCGTTTCTGGCCCTGTGCGTGGACCCTCGGTGAGATCATGCTCGTCTCTGCGGGGCCTTCAGCAGAGGCCAGCTTGGTCCTTTGGTCGTGGTGTTCCAGGTGTTTTTTTGCCTTCTCCTCATACCTGCAGAGCACAACCAAGACTTTTAGAGTCACAGTGACAGTAGTGACAGGTAAAATACCACTGTGGGCTAGTAAATCTAGAAATTCACTTCCCCGACCAGGCAAGTGGTAAAAAATTCAACACTggagcccgaccgatatatcagttggcttatcacagatatatcggtattgCTCGGGATAATTTCTAGTTATTAAATTCCCATTGATGTTGACCATTTTAGTGCACAGATGTCATTTTAAACGAtaaaaatatcctgcctccattacacaAGTGTTTGCTAAACACATTTGAGGAATCATTGCCAAAAATCTTTGCATATCAGCCGATATGTCAATATCAGAATTTGTTTTACTCTCTTAATATCGGCATCAgctccaaaaatcaaaaatcggtcaggctctattaaaaacacattgttttttgcggagctgataatgatgatgttgCTGAGGAGTGAACCATCTCACCTCTTATTGGATACAGAAAATGGCATATAGCACAAGTTGCAAGAATTTTATTGCTTTTCATCTTTAACACACAGTCTCCTTGTTCTGATTCATTTACTTATATaaagattaaaacatttaactttaaatccACTTCAGGCAAGTCCTGAAGGATGTGCCAGTTTGTTGGCCgcctgattattattattgtttcatcATCAATGTACACaattaaagaagaaagaagtttagaagaaaaaataaccctgatgatgtcaccaggGTTATTTTGGGTTGtggttttgaacatttttaacaaaaacacagcttttcAAATAGGAGACAGAAGTTGTGGGCATTTTGGAGGCAGTGGGATCTAATGAAAGTTGCCACTTCAGACTTTGATTTTGATCCTTCTCTTGTCAATCCTCCAACTTTATGGAAGTGTAACACTAAATCTCTGGAGTAACCCTTTAATTTCTATATAATGTATGGTAGCTGTTTCAACGGCACTGAAATTACTATATTTTAAAACGTATTTAAGATTTGCCTCATACTCAAATTGTAACCTGTTGATAACCTCCTTTAATGTTTGTGTAGCTCAGCTGCTAAGCTGCCATCTGTTGTTGTCTACTTAAACATATTACAGTTTGTTCTAAAATAAGAGTTTAGATTCTGAGTACAACCTCGGTCCCACTGTACATGCAGAGGACATGTTGGGAGTtggagatatatatataaatatacaggGTGCCTTCCTCAGCGAAACAGTTATTTGCCAACTCATGTTTCCATAGATCTTCATATGTTAAGCATTAGGGCTTACACTTCAGCACCCCATTATTCAAATAACCTGCTCTGTGAACTTGTGTAAGTGAAATTCCTAGAAGTTGGTGTGCCACTTAACAGTGGCGCTGAAAGGAGCCAAGTCCTCGCCACGTcttatttcatgtttcatgaCGGCAGGGCCAGATGTCTTTTTCCATACACTCGTCCATACCTTATATAAGGCCCCAACTACTGCTGATACACAGTTTCCAACTTTGCAATTACTTTAAATTGGTATGCAGTAATCTAACATAATTGGGTTGAAGTGCCTTCAGCGCAGTATAACGGAGTTATTCCATGATGCTACTGGCTGAGCTCTGACGTGTCCGTGTGCATCTGGACCACTTTAGGTAGTAATGACTACGTGACATGATTTACCTCACTTCTTATTTCACAATTGGTTCTGACGCAATGAAAATGACTTAAAAGTTAACAGTTACTCatggcctgtgtgtgttgtgctctCTGACCTGTTAATATCACCGTTTTATAAATGATTGTCATGTGTTTCGATCTCAGAGTTGAATCAGAATCAAACATCTTGAGTCTTTAGGATGACGCACTATTTTTtcccttgtttgtttgttttttaaataactcCATCCCCGTCTTACCTTCATTAATGTAAATCCTTTGACTGTAGGGGGGGAGCAGgggtcaaacacaaacactcattacCTCCATCTGTACCTGCGCCAAATCTGGTCCTGACTAGCCAACTATGTGTCACTCCTCATGCCACTTGTGAAGTAAGTGTGTAGGTGAGACTTTAAATGGTCAAAGGGACTCGTGTGAACCTGGAAACATTTAGAGATTACATTTTTGTTGGGATTTCTAATCAGAGATCCGGAAATATAGACTGTATATGAAGATTAACTCATGTCAGTAAGTGTCTCTTAAATCTTGTCATAGTTTCATCATGAACATGATTCCCACAACTTCTTAAACATCTAATTCAAGGACTTTCCATGCCTAAATCCCTCAAATTCAAGGActcaaataatgaataatggTCAGAACATCTTTTTGCAGAATCTTATGATGTGTAGTGCacaactgcaggagacacacatacaaacagcgAAACATATTAactaatgttaaataaaaaatgaaaataaatctttcGATGACCCACGTACTGTATATTTATGTCTACTTTCAAAAAGACTTAAGttttcacaaactttcaagcagggtagtattttgtttttaatcgtattgacagatattgtgattcTGATATGATTCACCACAGTTGGGAATGATATTTAAATAAcgattaaaatcatgatgatgtgacatttgttggggtctgaaccaaacaaacatgttttcttacatctggagaacaagatttgtggACCAGgccatctctgcagctctacagtactTCATCATAAAGCTgtctgtcacacattttactttacaaACAAGGACCCATTGGGACCTTGTATGATTGGACTACTGAATGTatgggaaataaataaaaatgtcagtgggtttaatattaaatacatgTTCAATAAAATcttctctctatctatctctggATAGATGGCATTCTCTGGAAATAAGAGGACATTTCGACATCAGTGATACCTGTTGCACTGCGGGAAAACTCATCTACCCAAACCCCTATTAGACACAGTTGTCTGGAAATTAGAAACACAGCTCATATCAACAAAATTTCCAGACTAGACCTTTCACATGCGACTGACAGGTCAGactttcccccctctctctgccctGCAAAAAACAAGACGTGGAAACAACTGCTTGGAAAGGTGAAGGTCTGGAAACTCACTTCTTACGGTCTTCCTCCCTCAGATTTTTCCACCTCTCGTGGACGGCGTCGCTGATATCCTGCAGGCTGGCTGTGGGTTTCTCCCTCAGGACCTCGGCTCTGGCCTCCTTCTCGAACAGGGCGGCGGGAGACAGCGGTGCCCTCATGGCGCGGTTGCTGATCAGGTCGTAGGCCGTCAGAGCAGCACGCTTCTCCGTGATGGCGTTGAGCATCTTTTTGTTTGAGCTGCTCGGACTCTTGACTTCATCTGAGTCGGGGTGATTGTTCTTTGAAGGTTGGTGGATTCTGACGGGCTGAAGGGGTTCTCCTGATACGGGGTCGGTCAAAGCCGTCCCCCGGCTCCAGTCCTCAGCTGATAACTGGTCTTTGGTTGTCTCTGCACCTGAAGCGGTATCGTCCTCGAGTCTCTCGGGAGACTTGTTTGCTGAACCCGTTTCTGCTGTCTGATCATCACAGAGAGAAAAGTTAGACTCCAGTCCTGCTGGGATCTGGTTGACAATCCAGTCCTCTGCTATAGAAGAAGAGCTGGTGTTTGGGGTCTCAGGGTCCAGTGCAGCATCAGTTCTTACGGCTGTGTCACCATGTTTAGGTGCATCTTTGAGGAGGTTACCACTGTGGTTGCTGAGATCAACATCCGTCTCTAAAATTTCTTCACTGTCCAGTCGGGAAGCGTCAGTCTGTAAAGAACTAGACGGCGAGGGAGACTTTTCATGGACGAGCTGCTTCTCAGCTGGAGGGTCATCACGAGGCCGATAGCCATAGAGAGAAACCAGAAATGCCTCTACTGCGGTCAGGACAGCCtcctaaatgtaaaaaaacttGACGTTAAACAGAATTTAATTTCCAGTCACATCTGTCCAGGCTCGGGTTGTATAGCTACCTTGTCCTGAAGAAGAACCTGAGTCTTGTCTGGCGTCAGATTGACGTCGACTGAAGAGGGTGGCACTGTAACTTTGAGCATGAGGATGGGATAACGGTTTCGGGCTGAGTCATCCGGATACTGAGCGGTGTAGTGTTGACGCAACAActgacataaaatgaaatgtcattaGATACAAAACAAGTACTTCTTGTATAATATTTGCTGTTTGGAGTTATTTAAAATGACTCTACCTTCATTATATCTTTATGGTGGACGGGTCTGTTGTTGatgaatataaatgttttgtcagGATTTGATGAGCTTGTCGAGGAGTGATCTGCTCCAGGTTTTGGAAAAAAGCCCTCTAAAACaatctgaaataaataaataaataaataaaatatacattaagGTAAAATCACACTACATAACAAGCAACAGTCGTAATTAGGGATGAATGATATGGATTCTTTTCAGCCAATAACGATGAGATAACTGTTCATAACTGGAGCCTGACCGATATTTGGATTGGCAGATATCCGcaaatcacagatatatcagtatcggtggATTTGATGTCAATTTCAGCTcatatgaaaactttttaaaaaacacaatgcaggaAAAGATGCTTGTGGtgatttatatttattcaaTTTCCAGTgttgtttactgtttcagttcactgaCGTCACACAAATCTTTGTGTTAATCTGTTTGACCTATATGGGATCTAAACAGGAAAATGTTACGTAAACAAAATCAGCCTCTCTTCCCGACTGGTCAGCTTTCGAATCAGTAATGTCGTTCCGTACCCGTGTACACTTGTGTGTATGCACACTAGTTGGTTTGGGGTCCGCCAATATacacacagaagaggaagcaaacACTTGCATCATCAACACGTATCATAGCAGTCAACTTCCATATATTGGTACAGTTGCTTTCACACCTGATGTGAACCGCACCCGAGTATACATGAACCGTACTCGAGACCCCCTTTTCAAGGACTCGGGCACTAATCAAACAAACTGGAATTTGGGGTCACTCAGATCGGGGTCCAGGTTCCCTGATGTGAACGCATCCTACAGTTCCCATTAACGGGTCAATAAATCCAGCCCGATATGTGCCATGCATCCTGAGTTGTCATAATGGACTGAATTTGGCAGTGAGTTTCCTGAAATGAGACCTTCATGCTTGtgcaaacatttttcaaactgaCATGCTCAGCAGCTGGCTGACATTACATAAACTTTACGAtcattacattttcaattaGGATGGCACGGTTGATCCACTCCACTGACAGCTGCACAGCTGGGAACAGAGCCATTAGTTCTGGTTGTGCACAAACAGGCACCGGTCACAGCATACTAACTGTACATACACAGCGTAATGAGGAGGATCAGTGAACAACTCCTTTACATGTTTGATGTCTTAATATTAAACTTCTTTTCACTGTAAATTGTGAAACAATCAAGAAAGACAGTGAGACGTTTGAGTTTGTGTTTCGATATGCAGCCTCCACCGTGCGCACGCCCAACCAGCTGGTTAAAATGTGCATCATACATGATGACCTTTCACCCAGAATCCCGCCAGAGGCAGTTCTCATGAGCTGAAATTGATGACTCGACATAAAACTGAACAATTGCACTTAAAACTGTAAGCTTGTAAGAAATTATGGAAAGCTATTAATGTTCTACAGATTGCAAGCGGAATAGCTccgcttttcttttctttttttccacatggcCTCGGGCTCATTATTAGCAGCAACGCACGCCAATGAAGTTAATAAATGAACTGCGGTTTCAGGTCGGGGCACATATGCTTCTCTCTATTTCTGCTCATTAGGGTCACTTTATGAGAGCACGAATGGCACCTCTGGCCCCAAAGGGCCGCAGCTATTTGTAGTCATGCTGCCAAAAACGAgtgtcacattttgttctgcAGAGGAATAGCTCTCACAACTCTCCCCGAGCGAGGCCCCGGTGAAATTGTCAACCTGGTTCCCTTGATCACTAAGCTTTGGTCTTGGggacaaagaggagaaaagttCTCTTTCATTGCTACAGGGAGTCAGAGGAAAAGGTGAAAGGTTGTTCTCATAAGTGGGCACCAAA contains:
- the pms1 gene encoding PMS1 protein homolog 1, whose product is MKQLPPDTVRLLSSSQVITSVVNVVKELMENSLDAGASSIDIKLENYGLDRIEVRDNGHGIEAADTPVMAVRHFTSKICSHDDLERLETYGFRGEALGSICAVAEVSVITKTAEDDISTQYTLNFTGGIVSQKPSHLGQGTTVSVLKLFKNLPVRRQYYSSTKKCKEEVKKVQDLLMAYAIIKPDLRLTLVHNKVVVWQKAKVADHRSALIATLGPSAVANLLPCHHHQEQPEIVLEGFFPKPGADHSSTSSSNPDKTFIFINNRPVHHKDIMKLLRQHYTAQYPDDSARNRYPILMLKVTVPPSSVDVNLTPDKTQVLLQDKEAVLTAVEAFLVSLYGYRPRDDPPAEKQLVHEKSPSPSSSLQTDASRLDSEEILETDVDLSNHSGNLLKDAPKHGDTAVRTDAALDPETPNTSSSSIAEDWIVNQIPAGLESNFSLCDDQTAETGSANKSPERLEDDTASGAETTKDQLSAEDWSRGTALTDPVSGEPLQPVRIHQPSKNNHPDSDEVKSPSSSNKKMLNAITEKRAALTAYDLISNRAMRAPLSPAALFEKEARAEVLREKPTASLQDISDAVHERWKNLREEDRKKYEEKAKKHLEHHDQRTKLASAEGPAETSMISPRVHAQGQKRKAPLSNQKLLDQLFSAQPQKKSRSTATAPKPSLPLPCSVPSLRLQLQRLSSQSSAVPRGLCLVNRLASQSAWVILCGQRLMLLNPFRVEEALLFKRLLENNILPAVSLQNPIQLTDGSLGGAEYTEALCNMEKQSPELDGGAFFSDPRLVANGFKIHLTPGLTSAERHLEVTAMADYVPFLGVEDLREILAAVLHRKATTVKECRPLKVTNYLQGEAVRLARQLPTNLSREDVEETMLRMEQQLGENGRTCIHGRPFLQHLSDVPSTDEEAEALLKLRPLELKEVDTL